From one Methanobacterium bryantii genomic stretch:
- a CDS encoding thiamine pyrophosphate-dependent enzyme produces the protein MAKYRCTVCNYVYDEEKEGTKFEDLPENWTCPVCNSPKSEFVLLTEEVKELKEDESTVSDVLVEQMAEWGVEYVFGIPGTSSLGIIDAIRKNEKIKYIQVRHEESAAFMASAHGKLKGHVSACLTVAGPGATNLATGLYDAKLDHSPVLALTGMVKRQLIGPGSFQEIDQHSFFKPIAIFDEILMSENQTVTLTTFAMKHAITDRGVAHIGIPNDVQKLPHTEKIISFDGSFPNKAISPPMFVIMQAAQIINQSKRPVIIAGFGAMGQGANLLELAEKISAPIVSTFRGKGVVDEFNDLYVGSHGGIGSTAATRLVRSADLLIVVGSSFSDMTQIPEKKTIQIDIDPMMIAKQYPVEVGLLGSSAEILPKLNDRVKENKKESYLDEIKKFKSDWLKLLEGEIDSKTTPVRPPYIIKVLNDKLADDAVITLDIGENTWWFGRNFWMKDTQKMILSGYLASMGFGLPAAIAAQLIYPDRQVVCIAGDGGFSMLMADFVTAIKYELPVKIFILNNSELGMIRQEQLMEGYENWQTDLYNFDFAEYARICGGIGINVEKPEQLEDAVEKALLENKPVIVDINTDPVRFK, from the coding sequence ATGGCAAAATATAGATGTACGGTATGTAACTATGTGTATGATGAGGAAAAAGAAGGCACTAAATTTGAGGACTTGCCTGAAAACTGGACGTGTCCAGTTTGTAATTCTCCAAAGAGTGAATTTGTACTGCTTACTGAAGAAGTTAAGGAGCTTAAGGAGGATGAATCAACAGTTTCTGATGTTTTAGTGGAACAGATGGCCGAGTGGGGAGTGGAATATGTTTTTGGGATACCTGGAACTTCATCCCTTGGAATTATAGATGCAATACGGAAAAATGAAAAAATTAAATACATACAGGTACGTCATGAGGAATCTGCGGCATTTATGGCATCTGCCCATGGTAAATTAAAGGGGCATGTGTCAGCATGCCTGACAGTAGCAGGGCCGGGGGCTACAAACTTAGCTACTGGACTATACGACGCTAAACTGGACCATTCACCTGTTTTAGCACTTACTGGAATGGTTAAAAGACAGTTAATTGGCCCGGGATCTTTCCAGGAAATAGACCAGCACTCTTTTTTTAAGCCTATTGCTATATTTGATGAGATATTGATGTCTGAAAACCAGACAGTGACCCTTACAACCTTTGCAATGAAACATGCAATCACAGATAGGGGCGTGGCACATATTGGTATTCCAAATGATGTCCAGAAATTACCTCATACTGAAAAAATAATTTCATTTGATGGCAGTTTTCCAAATAAAGCTATATCGCCGCCAATGTTTGTGATAATGCAGGCTGCCCAGATCATTAACCAGTCAAAAAGACCTGTGATAATCGCAGGTTTTGGTGCAATGGGACAGGGAGCTAACCTGTTAGAACTTGCAGAAAAAATTTCGGCACCAATTGTCAGTACCTTTAGGGGTAAGGGGGTAGTAGATGAGTTTAATGATCTTTATGTAGGCAGCCATGGGGGAATTGGGTCAACTGCAGCCACCAGATTGGTTCGAAGTGCTGATCTTTTAATTGTGGTTGGGTCTTCATTCTCAGATATGACTCAGATACCCGAAAAGAAAACCATACAAATCGATATAGATCCAATGATGATAGCCAAGCAGTACCCTGTAGAAGTTGGACTGCTTGGAAGCAGCGCTGAGATACTACCTAAACTTAATGACCGGGTTAAAGAAAACAAGAAAGAAAGTTACCTTGATGAAATTAAAAAATTTAAAAGTGACTGGTTAAAGTTATTGGAGGGAGAAATAGATTCAAAAACAACACCAGTACGTCCGCCGTATATAATTAAAGTCCTCAACGATAAACTTGCAGATGATGCGGTTATAACTCTGGACATTGGGGAAAATACATGGTGGTTTGGAAGGAATTTCTGGATGAAAGACACACAGAAGATGATACTTTCGGGTTATTTAGCTTCTATGGGATTTGGACTTCCAGCAGCGATTGCAGCACAGCTTATCTATCCAGATAGGCAGGTGGTATGCATTGCTGGAGATGGTGGTTTTTCAATGCTAATGGCGGATTTTGTAACTGCTATTAAATATGAACTTCCAGTAAAGATATTTATTTTAAATAACAGTGAGCTTGGTATGATTCGTCAGGAACAGTTGATGGAAGGCTATGAAAACTGGCAAACCGATCTTTACAACTTTGATTTTGCAGAATATGCCCGAATTTGTGGTGGTATTGGAATCAATGTTGAAAAACCTGAACAATTAGAAGATGCAGTTGAAAAAGCTCTTTTGGAAAATAAACCAGTTATTGTAGATATCAATACAGATCCTGTAAGATTTAAATGA